From Cyanobacteria bacterium GSL.Bin1, the proteins below share one genomic window:
- a CDS encoding AAA family ATPase: MISGYTITETITERSKTIIKRAIRNSDGQAVIIKRLKSETPDIIDIKRLQNEYEISSSLDCPGIVKAYRLEADGNSFALILEDFGGQSLSEYLSQQTLSLEDFFTIGASLAETLSHLHAIPIIHKDIKPSNIIIHPETQDVKLTDFNIAIRLPFEYPTLQNPNVIEGTFAYMSPEQTGRMNRYLDHRSDLYSLGVTFYEMLTGQLPFTSTEPLALIHSHLAEPPIPPHKLCSTVPVSVSNLTLKLLEKRAEDGYQTAAGLKFDLDYCAQQYHQKQTIEPFPLAQRDRAPYLILPQHIYGRDLEVQTLCNRFQQVCQGNTAFVLISGYPGIGKTSLVKELYKPLVKARGYFISGKFDHLQRNIPYAAIGDALRDLTRQLLTESPPQLQEWQLKIQSALGKNGQILVELIPELELLIGKQATVPSLSGKAAKNRFDQVFNQFLQVFCQADHPLVMFLDDLQWADLASLELIQNLLHEQTNQYFFLIGAYRHNEVDDTHPLSKIRDQINRLAILSDEITIQPLTIENVTEFIQDTLKQKASLEAIQELSDIIHQKTQGNPFFINQLLKALDETKIINYDVQNDNWFWNLDDIHSIGLTDGNLVDLLIENIQRLPVKTQQLLQLAACIGNYFSLQLLAVINQQSSPLTNQQLWPALEAGLILLHSDINAEVLEYKFLHDRVQQAAYALIPQAKKTAIHFKIGEFLQTELKCKQTEKNIFILANQLNLAQDLITSRSQKNQLVKLNLRAGKKAKIATAHRLAANYLKISQKFLPQDSWSTQYDLTYQIYLERAGIEYLNTNFTEVFQLCEQSKKRCKKKIDYINFLKIEIQVNLAQGNINNAINTGLDALEILEISLIESLPQLEIDQLLALGEMTNPCALCAMEILNLIMPPACYSESDLALPIIYTMLDLSIQYGNSLPGIFGYVSYGTLIGWLNLDIDSAYQLCQLSLKLLEEFDGKTILAPIKISVYVNTFCKKRHIKETLNPLFNAISEALEVGDLEYACHNANFYCTHLFLAGYPLREVHEKQKQYIEFIAKYEQEHQLALIKTASQAVANLLDNSQFKVYLNGSFLNETETIPYLLNHKNRIVLFNIYYLKALLCYLFKRYSQAIENCRQAVMYAGFIKAEVIFTEHNFCYSLALLGQHRDSSMEVHEDLQEVNKNQELMKIWAYHAPMNFQYRYDLVEAEKARVLGDTLKAMELYDHAIAGAKENGYIQHVALANELAGEFYLAFGREIIAQTYLAEAYYAYRRWGAAAKVKHLESEYPQFRLAEILPLPKIKQFTALDSSTSSNPQDLDLMSIIKSSQTLAAEIILEQLLGKLIQIVVENAGAQWGYLILEKEGQLLIEAQCHRTEITVSQSIAVINSKQLPLSIINYVARTQDSVILDDATTEDLFNQDPYLQQHQCRSILCTPLLNQGELLGLIYLENNLTTEAFTPNRLEVIQILSAQAAISLKNALLYQEMETLNMDLKQAQEALAHSNRNLEQKVQSRTQSLSEALDLLKATQAELRFENRLLKSEADFSEYQYQVGGSLPMDAPTYVVRSADRYLYQALKQGEFCYVLNPRQMGKSSLMIQMMHHLRKEGFCCASIDLTRIGSDEVTPSQWYKGLAVELWKNFGLLRTVNLKSWWNEQTDLSPVQRFSEFLEEVILPHVGVKNDNSEKNIVIFIDEIDCVLSLDFSVNDFFALIRACYNQRSFKPEYQRLTFVLLGVATPSDLITDYQRTPFNIGQEISLKGFKQHEAQPLLQGLSQKVDHPQTLLREVLSWTNGQPFLTQKICRLIRQSSEAIPPQEEAEWVKNLVETKIIQNWETQDEPEHLRTVRDRVFHSSVPTSQLLRLYQQILEAGRVPRTDMPEEQVLLISGLVEKEEGHLKVKNRIYQAIFNSDWVQRYL; this comes from the coding sequence ATGATCTCAGGTTATACCATTACCGAAACGATTACAGAGCGCTCAAAAACGATTATTAAGCGGGCGATTAGAAATAGCGACGGTCAAGCTGTAATTATCAAACGCCTGAAGTCAGAAACCCCCGACATAATTGATATCAAGCGCCTCCAGAACGAATATGAAATTAGTAGCAGTCTAGATTGTCCGGGTATTGTTAAAGCCTATCGCCTCGAAGCCGATGGCAACAGCTTTGCTCTCATTTTGGAAGACTTTGGCGGTCAATCGCTCTCGGAGTACCTTTCTCAGCAGACCCTTTCCCTGGAAGACTTTTTTACCATTGGGGCAAGTTTAGCTGAAACCTTAAGCCACCTGCACGCCATTCCGATTATTCACAAAGATATTAAACCCAGTAACATTATCATTCATCCGGAAACGCAGGACGTTAAACTGACTGACTTTAACATTGCGATTCGCCTGCCATTTGAATATCCAACGCTGCAAAACCCGAATGTGATTGAAGGAACATTTGCTTATATGTCTCCGGAACAGACAGGAAGGATGAATCGGTATCTTGACCATCGGAGTGACTTGTATTCTTTGGGAGTCACCTTTTATGAAATGCTCACCGGACAACTCCCCTTTACCAGTACCGAACCTCTGGCTTTAATTCATAGCCATCTTGCTGAGCCTCCCATTCCCCCTCACAAGCTTTGTTCAACCGTTCCTGTCAGCGTTTCCAATCTGACTTTAAAACTGCTCGAAAAAAGAGCAGAAGATGGATATCAAACAGCAGCGGGTTTAAAGTTTGATTTAGACTATTGTGCCCAACAATATCACCAGAAACAGACCATTGAGCCGTTTCCCTTAGCGCAGCGCGATCGCGCCCCTTACTTGATTTTGCCACAACACATTTACGGTCGCGATCTCGAGGTTCAAACCTTATGCAATCGCTTTCAACAAGTTTGTCAAGGAAACACCGCTTTTGTTTTGATTTCTGGTTATCCGGGAATTGGTAAAACCTCGCTTGTTAAAGAACTGTATAAGCCGCTAGTTAAAGCGCGAGGCTATTTTATTAGTGGTAAATTTGACCACTTGCAACGCAATATTCCTTATGCTGCAATTGGTGATGCTTTACGAGATTTAACACGACAGTTACTCACCGAATCCCCACCCCAATTACAGGAGTGGCAGCTCAAAATACAAAGTGCTCTCGGCAAGAACGGTCAAATTCTTGTTGAGCTGATTCCGGAATTAGAATTACTCATTGGTAAGCAAGCAACAGTGCCCTCCCTTTCAGGAAAAGCTGCCAAAAATCGGTTTGATCAAGTATTTAACCAATTTCTACAAGTTTTTTGTCAAGCTGATCATCCTTTAGTGATGTTTCTTGATGATTTACAGTGGGCAGATTTAGCTTCTCTAGAATTAATTCAGAATTTACTCCATGAACAAACAAACCAATATTTCTTTTTAATTGGAGCGTATCGTCATAATGAAGTTGATGATACCCATCCCCTAAGCAAGATTCGGGATCAAATCAATAGGCTAGCCATACTAAGTGATGAGATTACGATTCAGCCATTAACAATTGAGAATGTTACTGAGTTTATTCAAGATACCTTAAAACAAAAGGCTAGCTTAGAAGCGATTCAAGAACTGAGTGATATTATTCATCAAAAAACTCAAGGTAATCCCTTTTTTATTAATCAACTCTTGAAAGCATTAGATGAGACAAAAATCATTAATTATGATGTACAGAATGACAATTGGTTTTGGAATTTAGATGATATTCATAGTATCGGTCTGACTGATGGTAATCTGGTTGACCTCTTAATTGAAAATATCCAGCGATTACCTGTAAAGACTCAACAACTGCTCCAACTCGCTGCTTGTATTGGCAATTATTTTTCCTTACAACTTTTAGCAGTCATTAATCAACAATCTTCCCCTCTGACTAACCAACAATTATGGCCAGCCTTAGAAGCAGGTTTAATTTTATTACACTCAGATATTAACGCTGAAGTTTTGGAGTATAAATTCCTTCATGATCGGGTTCAGCAAGCGGCTTATGCTTTAATTCCACAAGCTAAAAAAACAGCAATTCATTTTAAAATTGGTGAGTTTCTCCAAACAGAACTGAAGTGCAAACAGACAGAAAAAAATATTTTCATTTTAGCCAATCAGTTAAATTTAGCTCAAGACTTAATCACTTCACGCTCTCAAAAAAATCAACTCGTCAAACTTAATTTAAGAGCAGGAAAAAAAGCTAAAATAGCAACTGCTCATCGCTTAGCTGCTAATTATTTAAAAATTAGTCAAAAATTCTTACCCCAAGATAGTTGGAGCACTCAATATGACTTAACTTATCAAATTTATTTAGAACGAGCAGGAATAGAGTATCTTAACACTAATTTCACTGAAGTCTTTCAATTATGTGAACAAAGCAAAAAAAGATGTAAAAAAAAGATAGATTATATCAATTTTTTAAAGATTGAAATCCAGGTTAATCTTGCACAAGGGAATATCAATAATGCTATCAATACAGGTCTTGATGCCTTAGAAATTTTGGAAATTTCTCTGATCGAGTCTCTTCCTCAATTAGAAATTGATCAGTTATTGGCATTGGGTGAAATGACTAATCCATGTGCTTTATGTGCCATGGAAATTCTCAATTTAATTATGCCGCCTGCTTGTTATAGTGAAAGTGATTTAGCATTGCCCATTATTTATACAATGCTTGATCTTTCTATACAATATGGTAATTCTTTACCAGGAATTTTTGGCTATGTGAGTTATGGAACTCTCATCGGATGGCTCAACTTAGATATTGACTCTGCTTATCAATTATGTCAGTTAAGTTTAAAGCTCTTAGAGGAGTTCGATGGGAAAACAATATTAGCACCAATCAAAATTTCTGTTTACGTTAATACATTTTGCAAAAAAAGACATATTAAAGAAACCCTGAATCCTCTGTTTAATGCAATATCAGAAGCTTTAGAGGTAGGAGATTTAGAATATGCTTGTCATAATGCTAATTTTTATTGTACGCACTTATTTTTAGCCGGATATCCTTTACGAGAAGTTCATGAAAAACAAAAACAGTATATTGAATTTATCGCTAAATATGAACAAGAACACCAGCTTGCCTTGATCAAAACTGCGAGTCAAGCGGTTGCAAATTTATTAGACAATTCTCAATTCAAAGTATATTTAAATGGTTCTTTCCTTAACGAAACAGAAACAATTCCTTATTTATTGAATCATAAAAATCGAATTGTTCTTTTCAATATCTATTACTTAAAAGCACTCCTCTGCTACTTATTTAAACGCTACTCTCAGGCAATTGAAAATTGTCGCCAAGCTGTAATGTATGCTGGCTTTATTAAAGCGGAAGTTATCTTTACTGAACATAATTTTTGTTATTCTCTCGCTCTTCTGGGTCAACATAGAGATAGCAGCATGGAAGTTCATGAAGACTTGCAAGAAGTGAATAAAAACCAAGAACTTATGAAGATTTGGGCGTATCATGCACCGATGAATTTTCAATATCGCTATGACCTCGTTGAGGCAGAAAAAGCCAGAGTTTTGGGAGATACTTTAAAGGCAATGGAACTTTATGATCATGCGATTGCTGGCGCAAAGGAGAATGGTTATATTCAACACGTTGCTTTGGCAAACGAATTGGCAGGAGAATTTTATCTCGCCTTCGGTCGAGAAATTATTGCTCAAACTTATCTTGCGGAAGCATACTATGCTTATCGGCGTTGGGGCGCAGCAGCAAAAGTGAAACACTTAGAATCGGAATATCCTCAATTCCGTTTAGCTGAAATTCTACCTTTACCCAAAATTAAACAATTTACTGCTCTTGATTCGAGTACGAGTAGCAATCCCCAAGATCTTGATTTAATGAGCATTATCAAATCGTCACAAACCCTTGCTGCAGAAATTATTTTAGAGCAATTGTTAGGTAAGTTAATTCAAATTGTTGTCGAGAATGCAGGGGCCCAATGGGGATATTTGATTTTAGAGAAAGAAGGTCAACTCTTGATCGAAGCGCAATGTCATCGAACAGAAATTACTGTTTCTCAATCGATCGCGGTGATTAATAGTAAACAGCTACCTCTCTCAATTATTAACTATGTCGCTAGAACTCAAGACTCTGTTATCCTCGATGACGCCACGACTGAAGACCTATTTAACCAAGATCCCTACCTGCAACAACATCAGTGTCGTTCCATCTTATGTACCCCCCTCCTCAATCAAGGAGAACTCCTCGGTCTCATTTACCTGGAAAATAATTTAACCACCGAAGCCTTTACCCCTAACCGGTTAGAGGTCATTCAAATTCTCTCAGCGCAAGCCGCCATTTCTCTCAAGAATGCCCTCCTTTACCAAGAAATGGAAACCCTCAACATGGATTTAAAGCAAGCTCAAGAGGCGTTAGCGCACTCCAATCGTAATTTGGAACAAAAAGTTCAATCACGGACACAAAGCCTCAGTGAAGCCCTCGACCTCCTTAAAGCAACACAAGCTGAACTCCGGTTTGAAAACCGTCTCCTGAAAAGTGAAGCCGACTTTTCTGAGTACCAGTATCAAGTGGGGGGGAGTTTACCGATGGATGCACCGACTTATGTGGTGCGTTCGGCCGATCGCTATCTCTATCAAGCCTTAAAACAAGGAGAGTTCTGTTATGTGCTCAATCCTCGACAGATGGGAAAATCCAGCTTAATGATTCAGATGATGCACCATCTGCGCAAAGAAGGATTTTGTTGTGCGTCTATCGATTTAACTCGCATTGGCAGTGATGAGGTGACACCTAGCCAGTGGTACAAAGGGTTAGCCGTGGAGTTATGGAAGAATTTTGGGCTGCTGCGGACGGTGAATTTGAAAAGCTGGTGGAATGAACAAACCGATCTCTCACCCGTGCAACGGTTTAGCGAGTTTCTGGAGGAGGTGATTTTACCTCATGTGGGGGTGAAAAACGACAACTCAGAGAAAAATATTGTCATCTTTATTGATGAAATTGATTGTGTGCTGAGTCTAGACTTTTCAGTCAATGACTTTTTTGCCCTGATTCGCGCCTGCTACAATCAGCGCAGTTTCAAACCAGAGTATCAACGCTTAACGTTTGTCTTATTAGGGGTCGCCACCCCTTCCGATTTAATTACCGACTACCAAAGAACCCCGTTTAATATTGGTCAAGAAATTTCTCTGAAAGGGTTCAAACAACATGAAGCGCAGCCGTTGTTACAGGGGTTAAGCCAAAAAGTCGATCACCCACAAACGCTGTTGCGAGAGGTATTGTCTTGGACGAACGGACAACCTTTTTTGACCCAGAAAATTTGTCGCTTGATTCGTCAGAGTTCGGAGGCGATTCCCCCGCAGGAGGAAGCAGAGTGGGTGAAAAATTTAGTGGAGACAAAGATAATTCAGAATTGGGAGACGCAGGATGAACCAGAACATCTCCGAACAGTGCGCGATCGCGTTTTCCATTCCTCAGTTCCGACCTCGCAACTCCTCAGGTTGTATCAACAAATTTTAGAGGCAGGAAGGGTTCCCAGGACGGATATGCCCGAAGAACAAGTCTTATTAATCTCAGGGTTAGTGGAAAAAGAAGAAGGCCATCTCAAGGTGAAAAATCGCATCTATCAGGCAATTTTTAATTCAGATTGGGTACAGCGCTATTTATAA
- a CDS encoding phosphoribosyltransferase produces the protein MSDLYVSWSEYYQTIEQLAIQIDQSGWQFNQIVCIAKGGLRVGDIFSRLFNQPLAIMSTSSYGGEKNQIRGEIKLSQHLAMTTPQLGNQVLVVDDLVDSGVSLKVTMDWLKQHYAAEIEELRSAVLWRKDCSVIIPDYYVHYLPDNPWIHQPFERYEQMSVQDLLTRSSTDYK, from the coding sequence ATGTCCGATCTCTATGTTTCTTGGTCAGAATATTATCAAACCATTGAACAACTGGCGATTCAGATTGACCAGTCAGGTTGGCAGTTTAACCAAATTGTTTGTATTGCCAAGGGGGGGTTGCGGGTTGGCGATATCTTTTCCCGACTCTTTAACCAACCCCTAGCGATTATGTCTACTTCGTCTTATGGTGGGGAAAAAAATCAAATCCGAGGAGAAATTAAACTCTCGCAACATCTGGCAATGACCACACCGCAGTTGGGTAATCAAGTATTAGTGGTGGATGATTTAGTGGATTCAGGAGTGAGTCTGAAAGTGACGATGGATTGGCTAAAACAACATTATGCAGCAGAGATTGAGGAACTACGGAGTGCTGTTTTGTGGCGCAAAGATTGTTCCGTGATTATTCCTGACTACTATGTTCACTATCTCCCCGACAACCCTTGGATTCATCAGCCATTTGAACGTTACGAACAAATGAGCGTTCAGGATTTACTCACCCGATCATCTACCGATTATAAATAG
- a CDS encoding phospholipid carrier-dependent glycosyltransferase has protein sequence MHQRKLSLHQKSFPLLLLLIWLSGFLIDRFWFCLDQGVPAWDQADYLNGVMNYWYALQTPQWFDSNWWEQLWLLSSKIPPGTYIVTVPFLEIFGTNADAATLILSLFSALLLVSVYGLGTQLFNPKVGLLAAAFCQVLPGLYRYRTEFVLDYPVTAIVSFGFLSLTLWKQAACDVRRPRFQSWLWAILVGFALGIGLMIKQTVVLFLFFPIVWLLLVTLRQRKWQNLSQFFLGFLTAFLIFFPWYRTNWLLILTSGKRATVDSAIAEGDPALNTLDAWVYYGKVLPYLLSWPLLIIPLVCFLIYGISWLIRQNRWQEKQIQTIRWLGIFLIGGYVLSSLNLNKDARYILPLLPVVSLIIAQGLFLVDRKWRSSLMMGSLGLGLILMILNLFPLGGQWITQYLSPRVQHYPEVGKNYPHQEVIAEIVETNLYLRSTLGVLPSTPSINQHNFSFYGAQANFQVYGRQVGVEESNIEQDARSLPWFLTKTGEQGSIPSAQKLITERIETGEDFRLKETWQLPDESVLKLYQQNKQTVAVTPIQNISSKVQLTAVEVPETIPSGGPIPVNYTWEGRWEELQPGIVLLTWEGEGNLWLHDHGIAMGRLARNLEEKGGFQVRENTAMLIPPETKPGNYTLRARYLNRETGKTYPLETPAISVTVDANATAPSAPELDLVTQLRKAAITLPLGETALEEIFAQTGRINQYDPIQDYLAQTEIALKYRLQQKGQRLDWLYPLALAEVLQRDAEGAIAQFQQITQLDSQNPYAYAYLAFVYLYSWQPNAAETALATALKLNPNLDILHTLDGVAALMQGNLIKAYQKLT, from the coding sequence ATGCACCAGCGAAAATTGAGTCTTCATCAAAAGTCGTTTCCCTTGCTTCTGCTGTTGATTTGGCTAAGCGGTTTTCTCATTGATCGCTTTTGGTTTTGCCTGGATCAGGGGGTTCCCGCTTGGGATCAAGCCGATTATTTAAATGGGGTGATGAACTATTGGTATGCCTTGCAAACGCCCCAATGGTTCGATTCCAATTGGTGGGAACAGCTGTGGCTTCTCTCTTCTAAAATTCCCCCTGGAACTTATATTGTAACGGTGCCTTTTCTTGAAATTTTTGGCACGAATGCGGATGCAGCAACATTAATTCTAAGTCTTTTTAGTGCTCTTTTACTGGTTTCCGTTTATGGCTTAGGCACACAATTATTCAATCCCAAAGTGGGCTTACTGGCTGCTGCATTTTGTCAAGTTTTGCCTGGTTTATACCGCTATCGCACCGAATTTGTTCTTGATTATCCGGTAACGGCAATAGTAAGCTTTGGCTTTTTGAGTTTAACCCTATGGAAACAAGCAGCCTGTGATGTCAGAAGACCTCGTTTTCAGAGTTGGTTATGGGCTATTTTAGTAGGGTTTGCCCTGGGCATCGGGTTAATGATTAAGCAAACAGTTGTGTTGTTTCTCTTCTTCCCAATTGTCTGGTTATTACTGGTAACATTGCGGCAGAGAAAATGGCAAAATTTAAGTCAATTTTTCCTTGGGTTTTTGACTGCTTTCTTGATTTTTTTTCCTTGGTATCGAACCAATTGGTTACTGATTTTAACCTCTGGTAAACGAGCAACCGTTGACTCAGCGATCGCGGAAGGCGATCCGGCATTAAATACTCTTGATGCTTGGGTTTATTATGGCAAAGTTTTACCTTATTTATTATCTTGGCCACTCTTGATTATTCCGCTGGTTTGTTTTTTAATCTATGGAATATCATGGTTGATCCGACAAAATCGTTGGCAAGAAAAGCAAATCCAAACAATTCGTTGGTTAGGGATTTTTTTGATTGGGGGTTACGTGCTGAGTTCTCTGAATTTGAATAAAGATGCTCGTTATATCTTACCGCTCTTACCTGTTGTATCCTTAATCATTGCCCAAGGACTTTTTTTAGTGGATCGCAAATGGCGTTCTTCTCTGATGATGGGCAGTTTGGGATTAGGATTAATCCTAATGATTTTAAACTTATTTCCTTTGGGTGGACAATGGATAACTCAATACCTGAGTCCAAGAGTGCAGCATTATCCTGAGGTAGGAAAAAATTATCCGCATCAAGAAGTAATTGCAGAAATTGTTGAAACTAATCTTTATTTAAGAAGTACATTAGGGGTGTTACCTTCAACCCCAAGTATTAATCAACATAACTTTTCCTTTTATGGCGCACAAGCCAATTTTCAGGTGTATGGTCGGCAAGTGGGAGTGGAGGAAAGTAACATTGAACAAGATGCGCGATCGCTGCCTTGGTTTCTTACAAAAACCGGAGAACAAGGATCAATTCCGTCAGCACAAAAATTAATTACTGAACGCATCGAAACCGGTGAAGATTTTCGCTTAAAAGAAACGTGGCAATTACCCGATGAAAGCGTTCTCAAACTGTATCAACAGAACAAGCAAACGGTTGCTGTTACGCCAATTCAAAATATTTCTTCCAAGGTGCAATTAACCGCGGTCGAGGTTCCCGAGACTATTCCCTCGGGGGGTCCCATTCCAGTCAATTATACCTGGGAAGGGCGTTGGGAAGAACTACAACCTGGCATTGTCCTCTTAACCTGGGAAGGAGAGGGGAATCTTTGGTTGCATGATCATGGTATTGCCATGGGACGTTTAGCGAGAAATTTAGAAGAAAAAGGGGGATTTCAAGTCAGAGAAAATACAGCGATGTTAATTCCGCCTGAAACGAAGCCAGGCAACTATACCCTCCGCGCGAGATATTTAAACCGAGAAACAGGAAAAACTTACCCGCTAGAGACACCCGCCATCTCAGTCACGGTTGATGCTAATGCCACTGCGCCATCGGCACCAGAATTAGACTTAGTCACTCAACTGCGCAAAGCAGCTATCACTCTTCCTCTCGGAGAAACCGCCTTAGAAGAGATTTTTGCCCAAACCGGACGGATTAATCAATATGATCCCATTCAAGACTATTTAGCACAAACGGAAATTGCACTGAAATACCGCCTGCAACAGAAGGGACAACGGTTAGACTGGCTTTATCCTCTAGCCCTTGCCGAAGTGCTGCAACGAGATGCAGAGGGCGCGATCGCGCAGTTTCAACAAATTACGCAACTTGACTCGCAAAACCCTTATGCTTACGCCTATCTTGCCTTTGTCTATCTGTATAGCTGGCAACCGAACGCTGCGGAAACAGCCCTTGCCACTGCTTTAAAGCTTAATCCCAATCTTGACATTCTGCACACGCTCGATGGGGTTGCTGCCCTCATGCAAGGCAATCTGATCAAAGCCTATCAGAAGTTGACTTAA
- a CDS encoding ATP-binding cassette domain-containing protein — MAQSRLRKLISYLRPHRKRMLMGIGALLVVNLLSAAIPLLIRDSVDQSFDNNRFWYYVVAIVLLASVMLGIRLLSRVLIFGVGRKVEYDLKQRIFEHLLRLEPAYFALNTSGDLINRATSDVDNVRRLVGFAVLSLVNTVFAYGITLPFMLSIDVKLTLLAIAPYPFILVAVQLFSRNLGRQQQEVQENLSDLSQLIQEDMSGMSLIKIYAQEENERQAFATKNETLLRSNLRLARTRNILFPVIEALAALSLLLLLGIGSRGLIGNTISNGDFVALIIYAQRLVFPIALLGFTITAYQRGAVSVDRVQAIFESEPQIQDTSDSISLPVETVRGHLEAKDLRYSYPGSQQWALRGINFTIEPGEVVAIVGSIGAGKSTLANILPRLLAVEEGQVFLDGYDITKIRLADLRRAIAYVPQDSFLFSTTVGNNIAYGDPYADSSLIETSAKDSQIHPEILNFPRKYETIVGERGITLSGGQRQRTSLARALLVDAPVLILDDALSSVDNRTATEILSNLSAGVEGKTVIFITHQLSAAAKADRLLVMDQGQIVQSGTHEELLETEGLYQALWKQHQLEEVLK, encoded by the coding sequence ATGGCACAGTCACGTTTGCGAAAACTCATTTCTTACTTGCGTCCCCACCGGAAACGAATGCTGATGGGCATTGGGGCGCTGCTGGTCGTTAATTTATTAAGCGCGGCGATTCCCCTGTTAATTCGCGATAGCGTTGATCAATCTTTTGACAATAATCGCTTCTGGTACTATGTGGTGGCGATTGTCTTGCTTGCTTCAGTCATGTTGGGCATTCGGCTGCTTTCGCGCGTTTTAATTTTTGGGGTGGGTCGTAAGGTCGAATATGACCTCAAACAACGGATTTTTGAGCATTTACTGCGGTTAGAACCCGCTTACTTTGCTTTAAATACCTCCGGAGACTTGATTAATCGCGCAACCAGTGATGTGGATAATGTCCGCCGCCTCGTTGGGTTTGCAGTGTTGAGTTTGGTCAATACCGTATTTGCCTATGGAATTACGCTGCCGTTTATGTTGTCGATTGATGTCAAGCTAACTTTACTCGCGATCGCGCCCTATCCCTTCATTTTAGTGGCTGTACAACTTTTTAGTCGCAATCTCGGTCGGCAACAGCAGGAGGTCCAAGAAAACTTATCTGATCTCAGTCAGTTGATTCAAGAAGACATGAGTGGGATGTCTTTAATTAAGATTTATGCCCAGGAAGAAAACGAACGACAAGCGTTTGCGACGAAAAATGAAACTCTTCTCCGGTCTAATTTAAGGTTGGCACGAACGCGGAATATTTTATTTCCTGTCATTGAGGCATTAGCTGCCCTGAGTTTACTGCTTTTATTGGGCATTGGTTCTCGGGGCTTAATTGGGAATACAATCAGCAATGGTGATTTTGTCGCGTTAATTATTTATGCCCAGCGTCTGGTCTTTCCGATTGCGCTGTTGGGCTTTACGATTACCGCTTATCAACGAGGCGCGGTCAGTGTTGATCGAGTGCAAGCGATTTTTGAATCAGAACCCCAGATTCAAGACACATCAGACTCAATTTCGCTTCCCGTAGAGACGGTAAGGGGACATCTCGAAGCAAAAGACTTAAGATACAGCTATCCGGGATCCCAACAGTGGGCATTGCGAGGAATCAACTTTACGATTGAACCAGGAGAAGTCGTGGCTATTGTGGGTTCAATTGGCGCCGGAAAATCTACGCTTGCCAATATTCTGCCTCGTTTGTTGGCAGTTGAAGAAGGGCAGGTTTTCTTAGATGGCTATGATATTACCAAAATTCGGTTAGCGGATTTGCGTCGCGCGATCGCGTATGTCCCTCAAGATAGCTTTTTATTCAGCACCACGGTTGGCAATAATATTGCTTATGGCGATCCCTATGCCGATTCCTCCTTAATTGAAACATCCGCTAAAGACTCCCAAATTCATCCAGAAATTCTGAATTTCCCGAGGAAGTATGAGACGATTGTTGGCGAACGCGGGATTACCCTTTCCGGTGGACAACGTCAGCGCACCTCGCTGGCGAGGGCATTGCTAGTAGATGCACCGGTATTGATTTTAGATGATGCCCTTTCCAGTGTCGATAATCGCACGGCAACAGAAATTCTCAGTAATTTATCCGCTGGTGTGGAAGGAAAAACAGTGATTTTTATTACCCATCAACTGTCTGCTGCTGCCAAAGCGGATCGCTTACTGGTGATGGATCAAGGGCAAATTGTCCAAAGCGGAACTCATGAAGAATTGTTAGAAACAGAGGGCTTATACCAAGCGCTGTGGAAACAACATCAACTAGAAGAAGTCTTGAAATAA